A genomic region of uncultured Paludibaculum sp. contains the following coding sequences:
- a CDS encoding SRPBCC family protein, translating into MWRSTALTTLFAVAASAFIATTLQSYALALFVALPVCIGLLGGLLANTLDPSRRGRTASSLALLACGLILVAIRIEGAICLLMALPIVVPLTLLGTELSKTFSNPRKAIAPALLLAPLLSGMEPHLPIRPALRSVETVVDIQAPPETVWRHVIEFPDLPQPREWYFQAGIAYPIRARIEGRGPGATRYCEFSTGPFVEPITTWDEPKLLAFRVTSNPEPMRELSPYDIHPAHLRGWFDSKRGQFRLEPLPNGGTRLHGTTWYTQRLQPEPYWSMWTDAIIHRIHQRVLDHIRAVSEGDRQGRSSIDLGQSDPSSRDNDRSASSRPPVWQRGQ; encoded by the coding sequence ATGTGGCGTAGCACTGCCCTGACCACTCTTTTCGCCGTAGCCGCTTCGGCGTTCATCGCCACGACGTTGCAGTCCTACGCCCTGGCGCTTTTCGTCGCTCTGCCCGTCTGCATCGGCCTCCTCGGTGGCCTACTGGCAAACACGCTTGATCCAAGCCGTCGAGGCAGGACCGCATCGTCCCTTGCCCTACTAGCTTGCGGCCTCATCCTGGTCGCAATACGCATCGAAGGAGCCATCTGCCTCCTGATGGCCCTACCCATCGTCGTTCCACTGACACTACTGGGCACCGAATTGAGTAAGACCTTTAGTAACCCCAGGAAGGCAATCGCCCCGGCCCTGCTCCTGGCCCCCCTTCTCAGCGGCATGGAACCTCACCTCCCCATCCGCCCCGCCCTCCGCTCCGTCGAAACCGTAGTCGACATCCAGGCCCCGCCCGAAACCGTCTGGCGGCATGTCATCGAGTTCCCCGACCTCCCACAACCCCGCGAATGGTACTTCCAGGCCGGCATTGCCTACCCCATCCGAGCCCGCATCGAAGGCCGCGGCCCCGGTGCCACGCGCTACTGCGAGTTCTCCACCGGACCCTTCGTCGAACCCATCACCACCTGGGACGAACCCAAACTGCTCGCCTTCCGGGTCACCAGCAATCCCGAGCCCATGCGCGAGCTCTCCCCCTACGACATCCATCCCGCCCACCTGCGCGGCTGGTTCGACTCCAAGCGTGGCCAGTTCCGCCTCGAGCCCCTGCCCAACGGCGGCACTCGCCTGCACGGCACCACCTGGTACACCCAGCGCCTCCAGCCCGAACCCTACTGGTCCATGTGGACAGACGCCATCATCCACCGCATCCACCAGCGGGTTCTCGATCACATTCGCGCTGTATCAGAGGGAGATCGTCAGGGCAGGTCGTCGATCGACTTGGGCCAGTCGGATCCAAGCAGCCGCGACAACGACCGGTCCGCCAGCAGCCGCCCGCCGGTCTGGCAGCGCGGACAGTAG
- a CDS encoding DNA-formamidopyrimidine glycosylase family protein: MPELPDIQVYIEALEARVLNERLERVEFKTPFLLRTVTPPVKAAEGQVVRRLRRVGKRIAFGFENDVWMVLHLMIAGRLHWQRKAGKVLASFVFSSGTLNLTEAGTQHRASLHMAQGEEGVRALDPGGLEPLECTLAEFMAALRRENHTLKRSLTDPHLFSGIGNAYSDEILQKARLSPVALSQKLSDADLERLYDATKATLVWWTDRLRAEAGTGFPEKVTAFREEMAVHGKFKKPCPECGTTVQRIRYASNETNYCPRCQTGGRLLADRSLSRLLGSDWPKSIDDLP, from the coding sequence ATGCCTGAACTGCCGGACATTCAGGTCTATATCGAGGCGCTGGAAGCGCGGGTCCTGAATGAACGGTTGGAGCGGGTGGAGTTCAAGACCCCCTTTTTGTTGAGGACCGTCACGCCTCCTGTGAAGGCTGCCGAGGGGCAGGTGGTGCGGCGGCTGCGGCGGGTGGGCAAGCGCATTGCGTTCGGCTTCGAGAACGACGTTTGGATGGTACTGCACCTGATGATCGCCGGGCGGCTGCACTGGCAACGCAAAGCGGGCAAGGTGCTGGCGTCGTTTGTGTTCTCCAGCGGCACGTTGAACCTCACCGAGGCGGGTACGCAGCACCGGGCGTCGCTGCATATGGCGCAGGGCGAGGAAGGCGTGCGAGCGCTGGATCCGGGCGGGCTGGAGCCGCTGGAATGCACGCTGGCCGAGTTCATGGCCGCGCTGCGGCGCGAGAATCACACCTTGAAGCGGTCGTTGACCGATCCGCATCTGTTCAGCGGGATCGGCAACGCGTACTCCGATGAGATCCTGCAGAAGGCGCGGCTGTCGCCGGTGGCGCTGTCGCAAAAGCTGAGCGACGCCGACCTGGAGCGACTGTACGACGCGACGAAGGCGACGCTCGTCTGGTGGACCGACCGGCTGCGGGCCGAGGCGGGCACCGGGTTTCCTGAGAAGGTGACGGCGTTCCGCGAAGAGATGGCCGTGCATGGCAAGTTCAAGAAGCCTTGCCCGGAGTGCGGCACGACGGTGCAGCGGATCCGCTACGCGTCGAACGAGACCAACTACTGTCCGCGCTGCCAGACCGGCGGGCGGCTGCTGGCGGACCGGTCGTTGTCGCGGCTGCTTGGATCCGACTGGCCCAAGTCGATCGACGACCTGCCCTGA